One Ostrea edulis chromosome 2, xbOstEdul1.1, whole genome shotgun sequence genomic region harbors:
- the LOC125656845 gene encoding zinc finger MYM-type protein 1-like: MKEPAHKKSKLCIDSDDTQEITTDSQNEKTDIKSDDNEFIKTTEHDKDKTSFDDSDFSDLGKIVTGAIKLNTMSSAEKISHIQNQPLPDDVAKLKAGRAQTTNTGELKKTLSFQSSWMNQFSWLTFSKLLNGGLCKFCVMFPQSDVQHQNTFVTQPFTAYKKALGKTSALLKHQNSEHHKSAKSVYHTTKMTSEVPSSSLPYKLNQQNQAQYQHNIKLLEKIVDAIILCGKQNILLRGHRDDTTSDSSNKGNFLAILQLLAKHDEQLWSHLQKAKKNALYTSKTIQNEVIQLIGNHITGKILKSLQGRGFYSIIPDEVTDNYANKEVLVLCLRFLDTREHPAIIKEEFLDFANIGRTTGEAIADKLIEILRLLAIPIENMRGQAYDGAAAMASEKRGCQGRIKSLNQLALYTHCRGHVLNLSIASACKLPLVRNMIDVLNSVFIFFDSFPKRQGFLEIIIENDGSVDFSRKKLVGLCKTRWVERHICFDVFYTMYKFVIKCLLHILNQNLDESTSEDWSWDKQTKVTAQGLLASMTSFSMLITFVFVRYVLDTIKPLTLKLQKRDIFTASKLIEEHVDRIKKFVER, encoded by the coding sequence ATGAAGGAGCCTGCCCATAAAAAGTCAAAACTTTGTATTGATTCAGATGATACCCAGGAAATCACCACGGACTCACAAAATGAAAAGACGGATATTAAATCTGATGacaatgaatttattaagaCAACAGAACATGATAAAGATAAAACATCTTTTGACGATTCGGATTTTTCTGATCTTGGTAAAATTGTAACAGGTGCAATAAAGTTGAACACAATGTCCTCAGCTGAAAAGATAAGTCATATTCAGAATCAACCCTTGCCAGACGATGTCGCCAAGTTAAAAGCAGGTCGTGCTCAAACAACGAATACGGGTGAACTCAAAAAGACTTTATCATTTCAATCTTCTTGGATGAATCAGTTTTCATGGTTAACCTTCAGCAAACTGTTAAATGGCGGTCTGTGTAAGTTTTGTGTCATGTTCCCTCAGTCAGATGTCCAacatcaaaatacatttgttacGCAACCTTTTACTGCGTATAAGAAAGCCCTTGGAAAAACATCTGCCCTTTTAAAGCATCAAAATTCAGAACACCACAAGAGTGCCAAATCTGTTTATCACACAACCAAGATGACATCCGAAGTGCCATCTTCGTCTCTTCCGTATAAACTCAATCAGCAAAATCAGGCACAGTATCAGCACAACATAAAGTTGCTTGAGAAAATAGTAGATGCGATCATTCTTTGTGGGAAACAAAATATTCTTCTCCGAGGACACAGAGATGATACCACAAGTGATTCCTCAAATAAAGGTAATTTCCTGGCAATATTACAACTGTTGGCAAAGCATGATGAGCAGCTCTGGTCTCATCTACAAAAAGCAAAAAAGAATGCCTTATATACCAGCAAAACCATTCAGAATGAGGTTATCCAACTCATTGGAAATCACATCACAGGTAAAATTTTGAAGAGTTTACAAGGGAGGGGTTTTTATTCCATCATACCTGATGAGGTAACTGACAATTACGCTAACAAAGAAGTTTTAGTCTTGTGTCTCAGATTTCTAGATACCAGAGAACACCCTGCCATCATTAAGGAGGAATTTCTTGACTTTGCAAATATAGGCAGAACTACTGGGGAAGCAATTGCTGATAAACTTATTGAAATCCTCCGCTTGCTTGCAATTCCGATTGAGAACATGCGAGGGCAAGCATACGATGGTGCAGCAGCTATGGCATCGGAAAAACGGGGGTGTCAGGGACGAATCAAGTCTCTAAACCAATTAGCTTTGTACACACACTGTCGGGGTCATGTATTGAATCTGAGCATCGCTTCAGCCTGCAAATTACCCCTTGTGAGGAATATGATAGATGTCCTTAATTCagtgtttattttctttgacaGTTTCCCTAAACGACAAGGGTTTCTTGAGATTATTATAGAAAATGATGGGTCTGTAGATTTTTCCAGAAAGAAACTAGTTGGACTCTGTAAGACTAGGTGGGTTGAGCGTCATATCTGCTTTGATGTGTTCTACACTATGTACAAGTTCGTCATCAAATGTCTGCTGCACATTCTCAATCAAAACCTTGATGAAAGTACCAGTGAAGACTGGTCTTGGGATAAACAAACTAAAGTGACCGCACAGGGGCTTTTGGCTTCGATGACGTCCTTCTCTATGTTGATAACATTTGTGTTTGTAAGGTATGTCCTAGATACAATAAAGCCTTTGACTCTCAAACTTCAGAAAAGAGACATTTTCACTGCAAGTAAGTTAATTGAGGAACACGTGGACAGGATCAAGAAATTCGTAGAGCGGTAG
- the LOC130052323 gene encoding von Willebrand factor D and EGF domain-containing protein-like isoform X1, which yields MELLLLTTSIALAFAQDPCSRGYHNLISEPHRSSQFQPEVTDHLLCDNGLTAGWYVFDNNDEMPTSCVAQYHCGTHFPLWMQGSHPSQADGIVHRKACSNIYGSSSHTCCDFSLDIQVKNCGSFYVYYLQPVPACAMAYCAGNKKVCDVGGLPAAGGSCPDLYPKLTTLPSLQNPEVTPTKEVRFPCRIDYPIGQSDVGFIVTWTVDGKVLVDTNTKLPVKTVLTGDSRIAYLNAMKLQGNLGKELKCNVTSFHPSKGQGIISDSLGSNGYWCGIRMNPDKINVDEGGPEQTVKVESTIPIPCTSLFPDDCKLTVKLKGLRNPADASLSGCHLDLKLDNVTGLYSTFFKVKATRDFIKDHNHVHEVGFQPIYDFTHPMWKNYTATPISIGTADKDHGHCLPWGDPHFTGFDYKRNYNVYGIGDMVLYKSLNQKRPFEVQMRTWPCGSLHPCICAVIAREGNDIVEVDMCEKRAGVIEAPTVSYLSGHPLEGTTVSKDKSGKIFYINFPSGARLEVKTAISPGRRGKEKLPYMNVDIQAPPDDFGGSEGMCGNWNGVVGDDLKGGDGKVYTPNRVADFTKSWTLPTGTSMFHQLPKYEAHLAPKFEYCSCKQNVDCTKVGNGAINPSKDKGSLISGKGTHHRRSVRSYSDHFPDRDLAVDPRMVARRLKRNADATFPTASGITESQANSSCRHTIMTSSLYKQCQHTDILNNIIEGCIEDIKYADSADAFRLAVMNAFDSTCYNELAKDPTNIQYVNGDPVVNPSISGCPNQCSLNGNCVSGTCHCHHGYTSIDCSVKEGVSPQIHRIRGDGLCDIRARPCRQANVIVDNIMDSASLSCRVTPVDLSEGPPVESGPATEYHGEFLSFLEMQCPIPESNVMKGLSAKGFKVSVTSDGQHYSQESLFIVADGYCKKCTATGVCTQNPNSCFIDGVCYRHGDQNDKFQVCDPSVSTTNWTSSKTVQEVDHYTATFSGCRCPYNINVYDCACCQNGGCQCGEIQPNQCTDCNNKALCGTNPGLFPPPA from the exons CCTTTGCCCAAGATCCTTGTTCACGTGGTTATCACAATTTGATCAGTGAACCTCATCGGAGCAGCCAGTTCCAACCGGAGGTAACGGATCACCTTCTCTGTGATAACGGACTAACGGCTGGATGGTACGTCTTTGATAACAATGATGAGATGCCTACATCCTGTGTGGCCCAGTACCATTGCGGGACCCACTTCCCATTGTGGATGCAGGGCTCACACCCCTCCCAGGCTGATGGTATCGTCCACAGGAAGGCCTGCTCCAATATTTATGGGAGTTCAAGTCACACTTGCTGTGATTTCTCCCTTGACATCCAGGTCAAGAACTGTGGCAGTTTTTATGTCTATTACTTACAACCTGTTCCGGCATGCGCCATGGCTTATTGCGCAG GAAATAAAAAGGTTTGCGACGTTGGAGGTCTACCCGCTGCTGGTGGAAGCTGTCCAG ATTTATATCCAAAATTGACCACTTTACCATCCTTGCAAAATCCAGAAGTAACGCCTACGAAGGAGGTTCGTTTTCCTTGTAGAATTGACTACCCTATCGGCCAATCGGATGTTGGATTCATAGTCACGTGGACAGTGGACGGCAAAGTACTTGTCGACACCAATACGAAACTCCCTGTGAAGACAGTCCTGACTGGGGATTCCAGAATTGCGTACCTTAACGCTATGAAGCTACAGGGAAATCTTGGAAAAGAG CTGAAGTGCAATGTAACCTCGTTCCATCCCTCCAAGGGCCAGGGCATTATTAGCGATTCATTAGGTAGCAATGGTTACTGGTGTGGAATTAGG ATGAACCCGGACAAAATCAATGTGGACGAGGGTGGGCCAGAGCAGACGGTTAAGGTAGAATCCACCATTCCCATTCCCTGCACCAGCCTGTTTCCTGATGACTGTAAATTGACAGTGAAACTAAAAGGACTACGTAATCCAGCAG ACGCCTCACTCTCGGGATGTCACCTTGACCTTAAACTAGACAACGTCACGGGTTTGTAttccacatttttcaaggtcaaggccACCAGAGATTTTATCAAAGACCACAATCATGTCCATGAAGTGGGATTTCAGCCAATTTATGATTTTACTCATCCGATGTGGAAGAATTACACCGCTACTCCAATCTCA ATTGGTACAGCGGACAAGGATCATGGACATTGTCTGCCGTGGGGAGATCCACATTTCACAGGTTTCGATTATAAGag gAATTATAACGTATATGGAATTGGTGATATGGTACTTTACAAGTCACTGAACCAGAAACGACCATTTGAG GTTCAAATGCGTACTTGGCCGTGTGGAAGCCTTCATCCATGCATTTGTGCAGTCATTGCGCGTGAAGGAAATGATATCGTGGAAGTGGATATGTGTGAGAAGAGAGCGGGTGTTATAGAGGCTCCGACTGTATCATATCTTTCTGGACACCCTCTGGAGGGAACGACTGTTAGCAAGGATAAATCTGGAAAAATATTCTAC ATCAATTTTCCGTCGGGAGCTAGACTCGAAGTGAAGACCGCGATATCCCCTGGCCGACGTGGTAAGGAAAAACTTCCATACATGAATGTGGATATCCAGGCACCCCCAGATGATTTTGGGGGAAGTGAGGGAATGTGCGGAAACTGGAACGGGGTAGTCGGAGACGATCTCAAGGGTGGAGATGGAAAAGTTTACACCCCTAACAGAGTTGCAGATTTCACAAAGAGTTGGAC ACTTCCTACTGGAACCAGTATGTTCCATCAACTTCCAAAATATGAAGCTCACTTAGCGCCCAAGTTTGAATATTGCTCCTGTAAACAGAACGTAGACTGCACTAAAGTCGGCAACGGCGCCATAAATCCTAGCAAA GATAAAGGATCTCTCATAAGTGGAAAAGGTACACATCACCGTCGTTCTGTGCGTTCCTACAGCGATCACTTTCCTGACAGAGACTTGGCCGTAGATCCTAGGATGGTAGCAA GACGACTGAAGAGAAATGCAGATGCTACTTTTCCAACGGCAAGTGGAATAACGGAGAGTCAGGCAAATAGTTCGTGTAGGCACACGATCATGACGTCATCCCTCTACAAGCAATGTCAGCATACAGATATTCTCAACAACATCATAGAGGGATGTATTGAGGACATAAAG TACGCTGATTCAGCCGATGCCTTCAGGCTTGCTGTTATGAACGCTTTTGATAGTACTTGTTACAATGAACTAGCAAAGGATCCTACAAACATTCAGTATGTGAATGGTGACCCAGTTGTAAATCCCTCAATCAGCGGCTGTCCGAATCAGTGCTCACTAAACGGAAATTGTGTCAGTGGCACATGCCACTGTCACCATGGATACACTTCAATTGATTGCTCTGTTAAAGAGGGAGTTTCCCCACAAATTCATCGGATAAGAGG AGATGGTCTATGTGACATTAGGGCACGCCCTTGCAGACAAGCTAACGTTATTGTTGACAACATCATGGATTCCGCTAGTCTCTCCTGCAGGGTTACACCAGTCGAT CTGTCTGAGGGGCCACCTGTGGAGTCTGGTCCAGCAACAGAATATCACGGCGAGTTTCTCAGTTTCTTAGAGATGCAGTGCCCCATTCCTGAAAGTAATGTCATGAAAG GTCTAAGTGCTAAGGGCTTCAAAGTCTCCGTCACCTCAGATGGGCAGCACTACAGTCAAGAGTCCCTGTTTATTGTGGCAGACGGTTACTGTAAGAAATGTACAGCTACGGGTGTCTGCACACAGAAT CCAAACAGTTGTTTTATTGATGGCGTGTGCTATCGTCATGGGGACCAGAACGACAAATTCCAAGTGTGTGATCCATCTGTGTCCACTACCAACTGGACATCAAGTAAGACAGTGCAAG AGGTGGATCATTACACGGCTACCTTCTCTGGATGTCGATGCCCATACAACATAAATGTGTATGACTGCGCATGCTGCCAAAATGGTGGATGTCAGTGTGGGGAAATTCAACCTAATCAGTGCACGGACTGTAACAACAAGGCACTCTGCGGCACGAATCCGGGACTTTTCCCGCCACCAGCTTAA
- the LOC130052323 gene encoding von Willebrand factor D and EGF domain-containing protein-like isoform X2, translated as MELLLLTTSIALAFAQDPCSRGYHNLISEPHRSSQFQPEVTDHLLCDNGLTAGWYVFDNNDEMPTSCVAQYHCGTHFPLWMQGSHPSQADGIVHRKACSNIYGSSSHTCCDFSLDIQVKNCGSFYVYYLQPVPACAMAYCAGNKKVCDVGGLPAAGGSCPDLYPKLTTLPSLQNPEVTPTKEVRFPCRIDYPIGQSDVGFIVTWTVDGKVLVDTNTKLPVKTVLTGDSRIAYLNAMKLQGNLGKELKCNVTSFHPSKGQGIISDSLGSNGYWCGIRMNPDKINVDEGGPEQTVKVESTIPIPCTSLFPDDCKLTVKLKGLRNPADASLSGCHLDLKLDNVTGLYSTFFKVKATRDFIKDHNHVHEVGFQPIYDFTHPMWKNYTATPISIGTADKDHGHCLPWGDPHFTGFDYKRNYNVYGIGDMVLYKSLNQKRPFEVQMRTWPCGSLHPCICAVIAREGNDIVEVDMCEKRAGVIEAPTVSYLSGHPLEGTTVSKDKSGKIFYINFPSGARLEVKTAISPGRRGKEKLPYMNVDIQAPPDDFGGSEGMCGNWNGVVGDDLKGGDGKVYTPNRVADFTKSWTLPTGTSMFHQLPKYEAHLAPKFEYCSCKQNVDCTKVGNGAINPSKDKGSLISGKGTHHRRSVRSYSDHFPDRDLAVDPRMVARRLKRNADATFPTASGITESQANSSCRHTIMTSSLYKQCQHTDILNNIIEGCIEDIKYADSADAFRLAVMNAFDSTCYNELAKDPTNIQYVNGDPVVNPSISGCPNQCSLNGNCVSGTCHCHHGYTSIDCSVKEGVSPQIHRIRGDGLCDIRARPCRQANVIVDNIMDSASLSCRVTPVDLSEGPPVESGPATEYHGEFLSFLEMQCPIPESNVMKGLSAKGFKVSVTSDGQHYSQESLFIVADGYCKKCTAAGVCTQNPNSCFIDGVCYRHGDQNDKFQVCDPSVSTTNWTSSKTVQEVDHYTATFSGCRCPYNINVYDCACCQNGGCQCGEIQPNQCTDCNNKALCGTNPGLFPPPA; from the exons CCTTTGCCCAAGATCCTTGTTCACGTGGTTATCACAATTTGATCAGTGAACCTCATCGGAGCAGCCAGTTCCAACCGGAGGTAACGGATCACCTTCTCTGTGATAACGGACTAACGGCTGGATGGTACGTCTTTGATAACAATGATGAGATGCCTACATCCTGTGTGGCCCAGTACCATTGCGGGACCCACTTCCCATTGTGGATGCAGGGCTCACACCCCTCCCAGGCTGATGGTATCGTCCACAGGAAGGCCTGCTCCAATATTTATGGGAGTTCAAGTCACACTTGCTGTGATTTCTCCCTTGACATCCAGGTCAAGAACTGTGGCAGTTTTTATGTCTATTACTTACAACCTGTTCCGGCATGCGCCATGGCTTATTGCGCAG GAAATAAAAAGGTTTGCGACGTTGGAGGTCTACCCGCTGCTGGTGGAAGCTGTCCAG ATTTATATCCAAAATTGACCACTTTACCATCCTTGCAAAATCCAGAAGTAACGCCTACGAAGGAGGTTCGTTTTCCTTGTAGAATTGACTACCCTATCGGCCAATCGGATGTTGGATTCATAGTCACGTGGACAGTGGACGGCAAAGTACTTGTCGACACCAATACGAAACTCCCTGTGAAGACAGTCCTGACTGGGGATTCCAGAATTGCGTACCTTAACGCTATGAAGCTACAGGGAAATCTTGGAAAAGAG CTGAAGTGCAATGTAACCTCGTTCCATCCCTCCAAGGGCCAGGGCATTATTAGCGATTCATTAGGTAGCAATGGTTACTGGTGTGGAATTAGG ATGAACCCGGACAAAATCAATGTGGACGAGGGTGGGCCAGAGCAGACGGTTAAGGTAGAATCCACCATTCCCATTCCCTGCACCAGCCTGTTTCCTGATGACTGTAAATTGACAGTGAAACTAAAAGGACTACGTAATCCAGCAG ACGCCTCACTCTCGGGATGTCACCTTGACCTTAAACTAGACAACGTCACGGGTTTGTAttccacatttttcaaggtcaaggccACCAGAGATTTTATCAAAGACCACAATCATGTCCATGAAGTGGGATTTCAGCCAATTTATGATTTTACTCATCCGATGTGGAAGAATTACACCGCTACTCCAATCTCA ATTGGTACAGCGGACAAGGATCATGGACATTGTCTGCCGTGGGGAGATCCACATTTCACAGGTTTCGATTATAAGag gAATTATAACGTATATGGAATTGGTGATATGGTACTTTACAAGTCACTGAACCAGAAACGACCATTTGAG GTTCAAATGCGTACTTGGCCGTGTGGAAGCCTTCATCCATGCATTTGTGCAGTCATTGCGCGTGAAGGAAATGATATCGTGGAAGTGGATATGTGTGAGAAGAGAGCGGGTGTTATAGAGGCTCCGACTGTATCATATCTTTCTGGACACCCTCTGGAGGGAACGACTGTTAGCAAGGATAAATCTGGAAAAATATTCTAC ATCAATTTTCCGTCGGGAGCTAGACTCGAAGTGAAGACCGCGATATCCCCTGGCCGACGTGGTAAGGAAAAACTTCCATACATGAATGTGGATATCCAGGCACCCCCAGATGATTTTGGGGGAAGTGAGGGAATGTGCGGAAACTGGAACGGGGTAGTCGGAGACGATCTCAAGGGTGGAGATGGAAAAGTTTACACCCCTAACAGAGTTGCAGATTTCACAAAGAGTTGGAC ACTTCCTACTGGAACCAGTATGTTCCATCAACTTCCAAAATATGAAGCTCACTTAGCGCCCAAGTTTGAATATTGCTCCTGTAAACAGAACGTAGACTGCACTAAAGTCGGCAACGGCGCCATAAATCCTAGCAAA GATAAAGGATCTCTCATAAGTGGAAAAGGTACACATCACCGTCGTTCTGTGCGTTCCTACAGCGATCACTTTCCTGACAGAGACTTGGCCGTAGATCCTAGGATGGTAGCAA GACGACTGAAGAGAAATGCAGATGCTACTTTTCCAACGGCAAGTGGAATAACGGAGAGTCAGGCAAATAGTTCGTGTAGGCACACGATCATGACGTCATCCCTCTACAAGCAATGTCAGCATACAGATATTCTCAACAACATCATAGAGGGATGTATTGAGGACATAAAG TACGCTGATTCAGCCGATGCCTTCAGGCTTGCTGTTATGAACGCTTTTGATAGTACTTGTTACAATGAACTAGCAAAGGATCCTACAAACATTCAGTATGTGAATGGTGACCCAGTTGTAAATCCCTCAATCAGCGGCTGTCCGAATCAGTGCTCACTAAACGGAAATTGTGTCAGTGGCACATGCCACTGTCACCATGGATACACTTCAATTGATTGCTCTGTTAAAGAGGGAGTTTCCCCACAAATTCATCGGATAAGAGG AGATGGTCTATGTGACATTAGGGCACGCCCTTGCAGACAAGCTAACGTTATTGTTGACAACATCATGGATTCCGCTAGTCTCTCCTGCAGGGTTACACCAGTCGAT CTGTCTGAGGGGCCACCTGTGGAGTCTGGTCCAGCAACAGAATATCACGGCGAGTTTCTCAGTTTCTTAGAGATGCAGTGCCCCATTCCTGAAAGTAATGTCATGAAAG GTCTAAGTGCTAAGGGCTTCAAAGTCTCCGTCACCTCAGATGGGCAGCACTACAGTCAAGAGTCCCTGTTTATTGTGGCAGACG GTTACTGTAAGAAATGTACAGCTGCGGGTGTCTGCACACAGAAT CCAAACAGTTGTTTTATTGATGGCGTGTGCTATCGTCATGGGGACCAGAACGACAAATTCCAAGTGTGTGATCCATCTGTGTCCACTACCAACTGGACATCAAGTAAGACAGTGCAAG AGGTGGATCATTACACGGCTACCTTCTCTGGATGTCGATGCCCATACAACATAAATGTGTATGACTGCGCATGCTGCCAAAATGGTGGATGTCAGTGTGGGGAAATTCAACCTAATCAGTGCACGGACTGTAACAACAAGGCACTCTGCGGCACGAATCCGGGACTTTTCCCGCCACCAGCTTAA